Proteins found in one Oreochromis niloticus isolate F11D_XX linkage group LG22, O_niloticus_UMD_NMBU, whole genome shotgun sequence genomic segment:
- the wasf2 gene encoding actin-binding protein WASF2: protein MPLVTRNIEPRHICRHPIPSNIRSELECVTNISLANIIRQLGSLSKYAEDVFGELFVQAGEFAGRVSSLGERVDRLQVKVTQLDPKEEEVTLQGITAKKAFKSSLTQDQQLFTRPSLPMPVQDTYTTCDPPPPLNQLSVYRDDGKEALKFYTDPSYFFDLWKEKMLQDTKDIMKEKRKHRKEKKDHLNQRTLNPRKIKTRKDEWERRKMGEEFVVPKSDLMNSSEGLNGSIGSGEGFNSESLELSTNSYAYDPSSPPPPPGPDELPPPPPDMAYGNDGAPTQKRVSMLSPSHPPPAPPTASSPNNSRPSLSPPPAPPPPPPPSGFGIPPPPSGFDTPPSPPPLFSSSAPPAPPPPPSMSAITPPPPMPAGGGPPPPPPPPPPPGPPPPPFENSAPRLPPSGGVTACSAPKPQPEPVSDARSDLLQAIRQGFNLRKVEEQREQEKRDHFGNDVAAILSRRIAVECSDSEDDSSEFGEDDDWSD, encoded by the exons ATGCCTCTGGTGACGAGGAATATAGAGCCGCGGCATATTTGTCGCCATCCCATTCCTTCTAACATCCGCAGTGAGCTGGAATGTGTCACCAACATAAGCCTGGCCAACATCATCCGCCAGCTCGGCAGCCTCA GCAAATATGCAGAGGACGTGTTCGGGGAGCTGTTTGTTCAGGCTGGAGAATTTGCCGGCAGGGTGAGCTCGCTTGGAGAAAGAGTGGATCGCCTGCAGGTTAAAGTCACCCAGCTGGACCCCAAAGAAGAGGAGG TTACTTTGCAGGGAATCACTGCAAAGAAGGCTTTCAAAAGCAGTCTGACCCAGGACCAGCAGCTCTTCACCAGGCCGTCTCTGCCAATGCCTGTACAAGACACTTACACGACCTGCGATCCTCCTCCACCGCTCAACCAGCTCAGCGTATACCG AGACGATGGGAAGGAGGCCCTAAAGTTTTACACCGACCCCTCCTACTTCTTTGACCTGTGGAAGGAGAAGATGCTGCAGGACACCAAGGACATCATGAAGGAGAAACGCAAGCACAGA aaggagaagaaagacCATCTGAACCAGCGGACCCTCAATCCTCGAAAGATCAAGACCAGAAAGGACGAATGGGAACGGCGTAAGATGGGAGAGGAGTTTGTTGTACCAAAGTCTGACTTGAT GAATTCTTCTGAGGGCCTGAATGGCAGTATTGGATCTGGGGAGGGCTTCAACTCTGAAAGCCTTGAGCTTAGCACAAACTCCTATGCTTATGATCCTAGctcgcctcctcctcctcccggtCCCGATGAATTGCCTCCTCCACCTCCGGACATGGC GTATGGTAACGATGGAGCACCCACCCAGAAGCGTGTCAGCATGCTGAGTCCAAGCCACCCTCCTCCAGCTCCCCCCACTGCTTCTTCCCCAAACAACTCCCGCCCAAGTCTCTCTCCTCCCCCTgcacctcctccccctcctccaccttctGGTTTTGGGATTCCCCCACCTCCCTCTGGCTTTGACACCCCACCTTCTCCCCCTCCGCTCTTCTCCTCTTCCGCTCCTCctgctccccctcctcccccatctaTGTCCGCCATCACTCCTCCACCACCTATGCCTGCAGGCGGGggtccaccaccaccacctcctccaccgCCTCCCCCCggtcctcctccaccaccttTCGAAAATTCTGCTCCTCGTCTGCCACCTTCTGGCGGGGTAACAGCCTGTTCTGCTCCCAAACCTCAGCCAGAGCCCGTCAGTGACGCTCGCAGTGACCTGCTGCAGGCCATCCGACAAG GTTTCAACCTGCGGAAGGTGGAGGAACAGCGGGAGCAGGAGAAGAGGGATCACTTTGGCAACGATGTGGCCGCCATCCTGTCGCGCCGTATCGCCGTGGAGTGCAGCGACAGCGAGGACGACTCCTCCGAGTTCGGAGAGGACGACGACTGGTCCGATTGA
- the gpr3 gene encoding G protein-coupled receptor 3 has product MILNATDLGWDSESSGAEPIIPSDQLGRSSAYELPPLTVWGVALCVSGTLIATENAIVVTTILATSSLRAPVFLLLASLGMADLLAGVALILHFLFMFCVEPSDWSELLTSGLLVTSLTASLCSLMGVALDRYLSLSHALTYGSGQSRRRAAILLLLVWLGACMIGAGPAMGWHCLEDPNSCSVARPLTRTYLSLLCGGFLVVVMVTLQLYAGICRVARRHAHAIATQRHFLPSNQSYASKHGSGRGFSRLILVLSVFVGCWMPFSLWGLLGDASSPPLYTYATLVPAAGSSLLNPILYSLRHKDIRKVLLHACCPHRYSHSTHIHYPVDV; this is encoded by the coding sequence ATGATCCTGAACGCCACAGACTTGGGCTGGGATTCTGAATCCTCAGGTGCAGAGCCCATCATCCCATCAGACCAACTGGGAAGGTCGTCTGCTTATGAACTCCCACCTCTCACAGTGTGGGGCGTGGCCCTCTGCGTTTCAGGGACCCTCATTGCGACTGAGAATGCCATTGTAGTGACCACCATCCTGGCCACCTCGTCTCTTCGTGCCCCTGTCTTCCTGCTGCTTGCCAGCCTTGGTATGGCTGATCTTCTGGCTGGTGTGGCACTGATTCTGCACTTCCTCTTCATGTTCTGTGTGGAGCCCAGTGATTGGTCAGAACTGCTGACCTCAGGACTACTGGTGACATCACTGACTGCCTCCCTCTGTAGCCTAATGGGTGTTGCCTTGGACAGGTACCTGTCTCTGAGCCACGCCCTCACCTATGGCTCAGGGCAGTCGCGGCGGAGAGCCGCCATCCTCCTGCTGCTGGTCTGGTTGGGTGCATGCATGATTGGGGCGGGGCCAGCAATGGGATGGCACTGTCTTGAAGACCCAAATTCCTGTTCTGTAGCACGACCTCTGACCCGGACATATCTATCGCTGCTGTGTGGGGGCTTCCTAGTGGTTGTAATGGTAACCCTGCAATTGTACGCTGGGATCTGCCGTGTCGCTAGGCGGCACGCCCATGCCATCGCTACCCAAAGGCATTTCCTCCCTTCCAATCAGTCATATGCAAGCAAGCACGGCAGCGGGAGAGGTTTCTCTAGGTTGATCCTGGTCCTCAGTGTGTTTGTGGGCTGCTGGATGCCCTTCTCCCTCTGGGGGCTGCTAGGAGATGCGTCCAGCCCTCCTCTGTACACCTATGCCACCTTGGTGCCAGCTGCAGGTAGCTCCCTACTAAACCCTATTCTCTACAGTCTGAGACACAAAGACATTCGCAAGGTGCTGCTCCACGCCTGCTGCCCACACAGATACTCgcacagcacacacatacactaccCTGTTGATGTGTAA